A stretch of DNA from Hippoglossus stenolepis isolate QCI-W04-F060 chromosome 16, HSTE1.2, whole genome shotgun sequence:
AGGGCCTTCAGTTTCACAGGGGGCACTCGCATGCTCTAACATTAACATACGCCTGTCTGGACCCCATTGTGCAGACTTCATCTGTAAAAATGTCTACAGAGGAAGGCAGAGAGGCATTACTCCACTATATCTTTCCACAGCAAATATTTGTTAGATGCTGTATGAATGTTAATCTTAAgtataatgaaaataacatcTTGATAGAAGATGagtgaaataaaagaagagcAAAGGTCAGATAAGTCCTAGAGGAATGGTTGATTAGGTTAGTGCAGGCGATAAGCAAAGATTTTGTTCATCTTCTCTGCTAGAAGAATTCATGAACTTTGTATCGATCGCATTAAGCAAGCATTTATGTAGCAAAACAAAACCTGTAATCAAATATCACATTTCATTGagatagaaaacacaaaagctcTCGCATGGTTTATTAAAACTTTGCTGTCCCAGAAAATTCGGACATAAGCAATATTAACGCAGCCCAACACACTTGTCATCCAAGCATCATGCGCTCGTCTCCAtgcactttctcacacacacccacctgGTTAGTTGTAGCAGCGGTGCAGCGATGCTGGGCCAGCTCTAGCATGGTCCTGTAGCTCTTACAGCAAGAGGGACAATCAAAGCGGTTGGGTCCGTCGTCGTGGATCCTCTGGTGGTTACGGAGGTACCGGGCCAAACGGAAGGCCTTCCCGCACAAGTCGCACACGTAGCGCTTCTGACCGTGAATTCGCATATGGTTGCGTAGGGACATGTAGTTGGTGTAGGGCTTGCTGCAAAAGTCGCATCTGAAATTTGgagaagaaaagatgaaaagatgtTAAATCATTTCAGGCACTCAACTGATGCTCTCGGTTTACAGTGAGGTGGTCGGAGTTCTGTGTCTTTTCCAACAACACGGATTTATTGACATCAACTCCAAACAATGGGAAGCTGGAGGGCAGAAAATTCTCATTTGGACTatctacagctgctttcagacatgcatttaACTccacatattcatattcacattttttccTGCATAAATTATCCATCAATCTCTGTCCAAACCGCTTTTAGCGATCACGTTTGTCCTGGGGCCCAATTTATCACTGGCAGTGGATTACTATTAAAGAATTGCGCAGCTTCTGTATGAGAGTTACAGAACTTGATGGAAAGGTaacagcaccacacacagactgactctgctgctcacttctctctctctgaaacccAGACAACCATACatacacgcactcacacacaaacagtgtcatcagACACATGTGTAATCTCAGACAGGGTAAAAACATCAGAATTTGTAAATTTAGACAATGTATGGACAGAATACTGAAGGAGATGGCGGGTCGTGCTCGATTGGCAGTGTGCAGCGTGAATgatagacacagagagaagctgtaAATTATTGACAGACCctgtaaaaacagtaaaaaattatattaaaattaaaaaaaaaatgcttttttacatccaaacatgtatgaaaagacccaaaatgaacaTCGTtagtggacttagtggagctgtgcatggctccctgggaGTCTGCCCCGGGCTTTGTGACGCTGTGGACAGGCTGTGAGCCGTCTGGCTTGGGcagtggagctgtccgtggtcccTGAGTCCATGTCCCAGCGCTGTGCATTCTGCATGGGGGAAGACAACTTGGGGAACTGTGCATGactccctgggtgtctgccccagTACTGTTTTTGTGAACCCATCTGACTTAGTCTCTGGCAGCGGTGtccatatgtgaaaggcaaagtccagagaatgtccaTACCCAACtattcagacattttccagagttcatgtctgaaaacggcttttgaGTCTCAAGTTCCTACCTGAAGTCTCCTGTCTTGTGTGTGAGCTTGTGGTTGAGCAGGGAGCTGGCGTGCTTGTAGGTGCAGGTGCACATGTCACAGATGTATGGCCTCTCGTCCGATTCCAAGTCATCTGGCACCGTTGTCGTTGCAGGGGCTGGTGCTCTGGAGTCCAGGGAAAGACTGGAGGTTGTCAGTGATGCTGCGGAGAGACTGGAGGTGGTGAGGGCTGCTGAGGACGAAGGGAGCTGATCACACCAACTGATGGTCGAACTCGGCtgtgagagaagaaaagggacaGCTTAGAGCAGAGAACAATATCAACAAGTCATTGATCTGTGCAAAGATGCAGCGAGCAGTGTTTGGAAACTAATATTTCTGATTTTAGAAGTGGTACGATATTTTGAATTTGTCGTCCAAACCcaatttatattaatattgcAGAAGGCAGACTATAGAAATGCTTGTTCTCTTCAAGATATTCTGCTGAATGCAAGTACAAATGCAACTCAGTCCATACACAACTAAAACTATCAAGCAGTCATCCGACTATGCTTCATTAGGACGCACAATTCAATCAGCTGTATACCcactgtgtatttaaaaaaaaaaaaaggaggagcaGCAGTCTAGTACGTGTCACCCTGAGGTCAACCAACACAACCTTCTTCCTGCCAGAGCTCCGACATATCTGCAGGTGAACAAGTTCTCTCATATAATTTGTTAGTTGTACAGCACCATATTTCCCACACATCATTTTGCCGCATCTTTTGCAAATACAACTCTTTAAGTTTGACGGagcatattatatatattataatattatatatatcttCATGACTTTGTCAACAGACTAAAAAGGGCTGCCGTGAGACAAAACCACTCAACAATTCGACAACATTTACGTGGCACATGGAAGCAACCTGATAATACAGATGACAAAATAACGAGACGGTGCTCATGATGCAGAGCAACGCAACTTTTCCACGATCTCTGAGTGATACTGGCACTCAGTAAAAGGCTGAGACGTACGGCCTCCTGCAATATCAGAACTGTGCACACAGAACGGCTGAAATAAACGTACATGTTCTGTAAGGACAGGTAATTTGGGTGTCCTGCAAAAATGTGTGCCGGTGTAAAACAACCTGCAGCATTCCTgtatttcatttgcattttatcAGAAGagtgaaaaatatttaaaatgtcacagcaaaataaatgtatggTACCACGCTTTGAAGACAACAAAACGGGGGAAATTATCTCTCTTGACTAACCTGATCATCATTGTCTCCCTCAGCACTTCCTCTACAAGAACTACTTCTATAATTCAAGTGTGGCTTTTGATGCAAAGACTCAGAAGAAGCTCCCATTGCTGAGATGTGTGAGACtgacacaactgacaaatgttGTCTAGTTAGATCATATAACACAATTAAAATCCCTGGTGTTAAATGATCATTTCAGCTATGCAGTGAGtgtgagtaaacacacaaataatggAGGGAGAACGAGTGTTTTAGAGCAAGGCCTGAATAAAGTGATGCCACCTGCCCAGGGAGTCAGCTTCCCTGTGGGAACACATAGTGGTATCAAAATAATTTGACTTGCACGTGTAGACGATATAAAAGTAGCCTGTCAGGTGGCTCACATTCAAAtctggagaaaaataaacaaatgtgagGAGGTGTAGCTGaacgtgtgggtgtgtgtgcagatgagaGCCACCATGAATGAACCGCACAGTCTGGCATCACAAAGAGCTCTTTCAAAGTCCTCCGCGGGGCGTCTTCCGCCGCCGCTTCCTGTGGGACAGCCTGCCCGTGTTTACTTTGCGCTGTTCGCTAACAATATCACAGGCCGAGTGTGTGCACCTCTGCTCCCACTGCTCCAATAAAAAAACCCTGGACCGCGGTGCAGGAGCTGACCTCCCCGCGGCTCCCGGTCAGCTTTTACACGCGCAGCTGTGCTCGGAAGAAAACCCGCTGGCCGTGTTTGCACGGAGCTCTGTTGTTAGCTAAGCAGAGTTGTCTGGTGTTAGCATCGGCTCGGTAATGTTTGGctccattaaaaacacattcacccAAACCTCCTTCCTAGTTCCAGACCGCAGCACATGTCCAATGCAAACTTCACCAAACCATTTAAGTGGTGTAATAGATACACAGTGGGCAGGAGCTCATGAGTACTAGCCACTTAGCTCGGAAGCTAATAGTCAACTAGGCCAAGAGCCACTCAGCGTGACGATGGTCGTGTTtgcagggagagaaaggagctcTTCCGAGGGCTATCTTGTAGCTTGAGATAACCCGGTGTTGCTAAACCAATTCAGCAGCCATGCTTAAGTAATAATTCCCCCGACTTTCAGTAAAATGTAGCCCCGTTAGCCGTCTGGTGCAGCTAGCTGTGAGCTAGCTAAGGCTGGTGGCAGCTGGCTTTCTTACTCCGGAGTCGTTGGGATCCTTTTTCCAGAACAATTGAGAGCAGTGACCGAAGGTCTCTGTCGATGTCACATAATTTACTCCGTTTCGATCCTGAAAGTCTCCATGTGCGCTGCCGGTGTTTGTTCGGGCGTACATCGTCGCTTTTCAGGTTCTTCGACTTTTCTGGATGAAAAGAAATAGGGCCGCTTTGTCGGGATCTTCTTCcgaaaagaaaaatattgctTCGGTGAAATGAGCATTTTGCTTGCGGACATATCGAAGCATGCAGGTCATTACTGCCGCCTGCTGGACCGGAGTGTGACAACATACACGCTGGAAAAAATTAAGAGACCACAGCAAGATCCGTTTCTATGGCTTTACTATTTATAGGTATGTGTTCAGATAAAATTAACATTATGTTCTATTCctatatatacagaaaaacacatgcaagataagactttattaattCTTCTGAAAttcttgtgccagcttgctccaagatTACAGTACAATACAATATAGATGTAATAGAATATAATACAGTGAATAAAGCAATGAAGAATTAAATCTAAAAAAgtgaatatagaaattaaagTATAAGTACAAGTGTAttgtgaatgaaataaaaatactaaGTTCATACAGAGTATGTATTATCCAAGAAACACAGtcaaaatggagaaaataagaaaagatcAAACAGCAAATATAGAATTTTAACATGCCACACCAGACACATTTACggatatttctgtcttttctccttaTAGATGTCTATAGTTCTAATGTTTGTTTGCATTCCTTGTATTTTACTAAGAATAATGGCatcacatacatttattttcctctggtattttgtgcctttttaaaacCTCTGAGATTACTTTGAACTACAACGATCAAAAAcgtaaatgtaaaaacaattaaagaaaattagATGATTTGATTCCTGTAATTCTAGACCAAATCTGTCTTGAATTGTGAACCAACTTTAAGTTTAAAACTAAGTCATATTTCACTTTACCAGAATTGTATTTCCCCAAAATTAATAGAGGACAATCAGGACAAATTCTGCTAATTCACCTCCCACTCTGCtctattgtgtgtatgtgtgtgagtgtgtgtctgaagggGAGGCTTATAGGGGCTCAATGCCCTCAAAGCATTTCTAGGAGAGAGCAGACTCTCCTGCAGCAGTTGCGGTTCCATGCACAGCGATCCTTCTGAAGGGGGCCTGATCCATTTTAAAAGTAGACACACATGAACCGAAAACCTGGGTCCACGCACGTCAGTTGGAGGAGTAACCATCCCACCACACTTTAAGGGACCATGgagctaaataaaaaaaaaaagacatggaaGAGGGATGGACAGGGGTCAAAACAACAGGTTACTCCAGCCGGATACTAGAAGCAACATATGATTGTTGTACCTGATAATACTCTGAGGAAAGCACCACACAACCAAACCAACTTCATCATGCCAAagcaaatgcattttatttacacatctaATTTgtacatcatcatcacatataTAGTTCCGTGTGCATAacataagtaaaataaatctgagtGAACATGTGAGCTGGGACAGACTATTGTTTTACTATCATTATTCCAGGTAAATACTTTGAATATGACACTTGAAGTGTGCTATATCACGATTATTATAATCTACAAAcacatacttttttattttgtgtcagaTCTCTCAAAGAGACTTTGTAAGAAGCTGAATGACTTGCAAATACATAGTAACTACATTCTGTACATTTACAACATGTGACACCACAAATACTgtgtccaaataaaaaaaaaatgtcagtataaaaaaatgttcactTACAGTGGCAACAATGGACAAAATCATACCAAATAATATGTGTTAATTCCTCATATGTAAATGCACAAAGCCTGTAAAAGAACAAGCGAATAACAGTGGAAAGAATCACTTGGTGACACGTTTGTGCAATGGAGCAAATCGAGCTTCATTAGTTATATAGTATGATGCTCACTATGGCAGCTCAATACTGCTCTCCTCACCGTCACACACGTGGAGTAACATTCTGGTGTGTTTGGTTAGCTTATCTACCAGCACAGTTAAATATTTAGCTTGATTAAGagtaaatgaaaataacttACAACACTGGCAGAATCACATTTTAAGTGAGTGGCTTACTCACTTAAAATGtaagttaatgttttttttgttgtcattttagTCATAAGGAtagatatttctatttttctaaaaactatttggaaatattttttGTCAGTAAAATCGGATTTCTCGCTCATTTTTTATAGGCTAAGATACAGTGAATGAACAACTTGACTTAAAGACACCCTGTGCAGATTTTTCAACGTAAACATTTTCTTCAGCATTCAGTGCTTCTCAtcaaaacacactgtgtgtataCATCTAAAAAGCAAGTGCATTTTGGCCATAAGATAATTGCAACTTTGCACAGATTTTTACTTCTGCCAAGTGTTGTTTTCAACCCTGTCagatggttgttgttgtgttttttgtcagcaagattacgcaaaaaagtACTAAACAGATTTCAATGAAAGTTTGTGGAAGAATGTGGCGTGGGCCGAGAAAGACCAGTTacattttggcacagatctggACGAATCCAGGAGATTGGGAGATAGagcgttttcttttcttttttacattttcatcaatttcctgggaaataattcatggatcacgatgaaaatctaaatttggcaatttgaggggactgatgtgtatgagtgtgtaatttggtgttGATCcaaatgggaaaaaaactgatttagTTTCATAAAGTACAGTTtgtccttggcagagatatgtgCTATACCtggtgccattctagttttttatataataaattcTACATTGTTTCTTCAtcactgtttttgttgcctGTCTTTGCTGGTGAATAACTGCCAACAACTGTAATTAAATACAACAGCGTGAAACCAACAGCAGGATCTGACCTGTGGCATCCAAAGTGCTCGCTCATGAAAAGAGTTGCACCACAACTCAACTAATGGTCCAGAACTCCACAGAATACCTTTAAGGTGATTTGTGAATGACCAAAGAACGATGACACAGGTCATTTCCTCTAGAGCGGAGAAACtgagaaacacagcagaacTGTTACGGCCATTGTTCCCATCTCTCCTGCTCCGGCTGTTGATGTTAACACATTCACATTATGTTGAATCTGTATGAGACCTGTAAGTGGACTATTCAACATTTCATGGTGATTATCACATCCTTCTAGTATTACCtgtctttttttaacagtacatgaaaacagtgaaaggTGGAGCTCTGGCATATTGAGCGATGGCCCCTTTAAATACCTTTATTATGAGTGGAAACATATACTTGTTAAAGGCTGCACTGAATTGTCCCTCACAGGCTCAATTACatatttactgacaataacAGCATAGTGTGTTAATCATGTAGACATTCGTTTGTGTTGAAACAGCCAAATTAAAGGGTTTGAAGCTCAATCAGCTCATCACAGCTAAAAATGCAGAACTCGAGAGTATGTCAGAGTTCATGTGTGTTGTATCCTTTGGCAACACATTGACAACACACTACTCTGACCATTACTCAAATCTTTTGTTTCAAATTTCTCAAGAGAAATAGTTGAACATCTGGAGCACTACAAATAAACGGTGGCTCATCAAGAAGCAGATCCAAAATAGAACTCCACTGAAAACATCCAGCTTACTCAATTGAGATTATTGTTATTCACTGAACTTTAGAGAAGTTGTCCAGCTgcgtctttatgctaagctaagctaacaacgTCCTGACTCCAGGATCTGTACTACAAAAAGCTGCAATCCCCAAAATCTGgaactctttttttaaactcttccaCTGGTTTTCATTCATTCCCAACTTTCATCCTAACTTGAATATATATAATCGTAGATCGGTTTGAAAAATCTGCTCAGCATTgccataaaatatatattatgattGTGATTGTGAAGAATTATAGCAATCGTCATATTCGAGTAGATTTCAAGTCTCTACAAAGAGATTTTCATAGTATCAtgaagtgaaagaaacaaatgGCTGTCTGAAAGAGGGTAAACACCTCCAGCATGACAGACAGCTTTGGCAACAGTTTGTAGTAAACATGCAAACTTTATATCTGGATTCTGATTCAGTCTGAATCCCCATCAGAAAAATGACTGTGTCTACAAGAAATAAAGTGAACAGTGGCAGTTACACTGGCTTCAAATATTAGAGGTAATAAAACACTGGTGGCACATGTAGTTCTGCAGTGACTGacagacatttaaatattattagtGGTACAGGAGGAAAAACGCTGTGGTGATGATGACACTGATGAAGAATAcagtacttgtgtgtgtgtgtgtgtgtgtgtgtgtgtgtgtgtgtgtgtcgtattTACATACTGTAAGTATTTCTCTAAAGTAATTGTAATTGTTTGCTGCAGGGTTTAAAATTCAGAGTTGGAGCGGTCCACAGGAATTGATCAACTGAACCTCACTGATATAAATCGCTATTCTGTATTTCTGACAAAGTCGCTGACCAACAAGTGGTTATTGACCCCAGAGTTCTGGGAGCTTTAGTATTAAACTGCACTTACTATAATCATGGGTGTTGCCAGATCAATCAGGACTGAAATTTGAAAGCCACAATATGTCATTTCTGAAAGTAGACCACTCTCTCCTCACACCTCTTCCACGTTTCCCAGCCCTTCAACTGCATCCTCATTCTGTGCTGTGCTGACTCAGCTAATGCAGCTAATTATcagcatataataataatcaggcTAATGGTCAGGTAATGGAAGCTCAACTCAACTACAGTAACacatgtgtttgatgtgtgtgtgtgtgtgagagagagagatttaattCTTGATCTCCAGAATAGAAGGGTTATGGTCGAGAATGGCCAGAATGATTTTGTCCATGTACTGCCTCAGACGCAGGTtgatctcctcctgctccttcaaaGCATCTACCagctgaaagagacagaaaagacaaatgcaTTTGAAGGGTAttcacgtaaaaaaaaaacaacgttaCATCTATCCACCAGCGGCAGACTAACCTCATCTCTGGACGCGTTGTCGATCTCGGCTGCCAAGCACTGGGCCTTGCTTTGACAGGAAAACAGGTTTTTAGCCTCATACAAACTCAGACTGAGAATCTGAGCGTTCAGGTCATCATTCTGATCCCGCAGCTTGTAGTTCTCCTATGGGAGCAAATGCAGAACGAATCCTCTGAGAGCAGATTCTGGATGGGTTGTGTCGCTAACAAAGAAAGTGCAGTGCAGTATCAAAAGGTTCTTAATAAGATAGTCTCATTTGAAAGCAAGAAAATATGTGAGAGAAACATTATCACATCACCCAAAAGTAAATTTGTGCTATATAAAATGTCTCCATCTCAAATTACCTAAACTATTTATGACAAATAGTGATGATATGGTCATTTGTCATGTACATATACACAGTCAATCTCTGTGCAGTTTGTGTACATTTTGCACTCTTTGTGTGGACTTAGGTCGAAATGAATCAACCTGAACAGTGTGACACACCATGGGGAATACAAAACATTCGGTGAAAATGTTTACATCAATTTTTgtaaaaagaacacacacacacacacacacacacacacacacacacacacacacacacacacacacacacacacacacacacacacacacacacacacacacacacacacacacacacacacagtaataaatGAAGAGAAGTGAAAGCCTCgaaagaacagaagaacaagtttgagtgtgtgtgaacctgTTTCAGTCTCTTGACTTCATGTTCCATTTCACTCTCCCTGGTCTTGGCGTTGAACTCGGATAACCCCTTGCCTTGCCCAGGATGCTCCATTTCCAGCTTAAACAGCTGCAGATACTCCAGCTCCCGGCGCAGATCATCAATCAGCTGCAAGAAGGAGATGAGATTAAATCCAAGTGCTAAACATTGTTCATGTACTCCTTTGTTAACTAGACTGACTTGCCTCTTGCATAGACTCCTTCTCCTTCTGAAACGCATGGCGGTTGTGCCAGAGCTTGTCCAGTATCTTCCTGTAGAGGTCCATCTCATCTTTCAGCCTCAGACTAGTGTCCTCCAGCTTGTCTGTCAttctctgcttctcctgcaaagaaacaaagaaatttGGCTAATCTGCTTTGTTTAGGTCGGGTCTGaccatctgtgttttctccttttttcagTAACATCTCCATAATTTCCAAATCTCAGCAATTAACTTACACTTGATTAAAATACTATCATTACTTATAAGAATGATGGCCAAATCTACAAAGAACAATGAATAAGTAATACACTAGAATTATCCTTTCAGTGAAACACTCACCTGGTCCAGTTTCTCGGTCTGAGACTTGAGTCGACACACATTTAACTTCATCTCTCCATTTTCCTCTTCTAACTGCTGTAACCTGTGTAACACACATGTCACTATGGTATTACAACCAGCATCACAAACTTCAGgcacagtactccacactagtttGAAGAGGTAAAGACTGCAAACAACCCTGCCAGCCTGGCCAACTCCGTTTCTGGAGAGACCAGTATGTcttccacttctttttcttcttctattgttaaattctgtctcaacttcctgtaaTTGATCAGAAAGTCTAAACGAtcccaaaaagtgttttcacactgcaaataaaCCTCTTTTGGAAGGAATTATTTTGGTGCACTGGTATGTACTGTGGTGTGAGGAAATTTCATTTCACATCTGTTGTTTTGTCGCAGACTAAACAAGGTAGGTGTCAATCTTTCAAATGTTAATGATGTGGACTATGGGAATAAACAATTAGttaatgatgtgttttgtctttgggaTGGATGGTGTATTTCTTGATGGGGTTACCTGTTACAGAGCAGGTCCATCTCGAAGTTTCTGTCTCGCTCCATCTTGGTGTAAGCCTCCCGGTGCCTCTtggtctcctcctccagacACTGGTCTGCCCTCGTCTCAGcatccttcacctgctcctccagctcatggaccctggagagaaaacacaggcacacagtgTGGAAAAAACTAATTACACACAACATATGCTATGTTTAACACAGTGCTTCAGATTGGGTTGGATGGAAGTGTATTATTCCTAGATAGTTATCTAGACATGCAAAGCAAAGAGTTCAAATTTACTCTAACAGAAAAAAGCACCTGAgatttgtgcgtgtgttttccTACCTGTGGactagttgtgtgttttcatgtttaagtTTCGACTTGAGGTCACCGTTTGCCAGACTGTCACTTTCCAACTCTGTCACCTTCTTCTCCAAATAACTGACCTGAGGGAAGCAATCAAGCCTTTAACTCATGAGGCTGCAGCTAGAAAAGAGAAACCTTTGTGTTATACAATTTGTATCATAAAAATTCCTACTGTCTCAGCCCCTAAACTGAGGGTAACAAGGTTGAGGTTCagttctctttcagtctcttgcTTTAATTCCACTAGCTTATATGTAGCATGTCAGCATTTCCCCTCAGGTTTAGAAGAAAAGTCCATAATTTTATATCAGGaccattaaaggttcagtgtttagaatctactgacatctagtggtgaggttgcatgttgcagctgaatacccctcacctcaccctccccttccaaacttgaaagagaacctgtggtagccttcagtcatcataaaaactcaaaagatgtatagtttgtccagtctgggctactgtaaaaaacatggcagcctcggtagagaggacccgctcctgatgtaaatataaagtatttaaatataaagggcccattctagggtaaagaaaacaattttaCACACATCTCTTACACACTGGAACTTTAAAGAGCTGACGATGCAAACAGCATAAAATCTAAttgaagaaaatgaaatctaattttattttttatattttttggcTTCTTTACAAACATATTTAGGATCATTAAGAAGAATCATCTGACTTCAGCTTGATATTCACCTCATACACATAGTGGTAtttaactctcagcaagaaagggaaaacaaacattcttcacaaaatgtcaaactcttcTTTTAATTAATATACTCTACAGAAACTGCATGATGGTGTTGAGTAAGTGTTGATCAACATCATGTAATGTGCAGTAAGGGAAATTGGGTTGTACTTTCTCTGTGATGTCAAGATCACAGGAGTCGATGCTGTCTGTGAACAGATCCTCAGTGCTGCTGCCCTGACTCGACCCAAACACACTGTGGTTGGCCTGGAACAGCtgactgcagagaggagaggacacgGTGGAAATCAAAAGCACTATTATCACATTATCACCCCCTGAACAAGCTGAAGATGTGTTTCGGGAAGCTGCTCCTCCATCACAGCTCTAATCATCGTACTGCTAAATGCTGAATCCATCACTCAGAGTCACTGCAGCTGTTTTATTGTAATGCTCATTAGTGGGAAGGTCGGGTCACTCACCGTCCAAATGCTGTGCTGGAAATCTTTCTGTTAGGGCTGAAACAAGAGAgaaactcagtcacacacaaacacagctttgCATTATGTGCTTTTAACATTCCACCTTCTGTTCCTACTTCCACTTCTTTATACAGATTCACCTACTTCAACCACTACCTCTGCCCAAGTGCTGACTCGTCTGCTGGCTCTGCTTAGAGCGTTTAGTCTCTGAGGCTATTATCaatgtcacacactcatttgATCTACTTTGCGTATTCTTTAACCAAAAAACAGCTCTTTGTTGCTGCGCTTTATCAATCTctcaaagctgctttcagacatgcactgaactccagataatatctgtaaaacacaaatgtcccaGCAAGAGACTCTGGAACTTCTTCAGAGTTTCTCC
This window harbors:
- the LOC118123524 gene encoding Krueppel homolog 1 isoform X1 — encoded protein: MYARTNTGSAHGDFQDRNGVNYVTSTETFGHCSQLFWKKDPNDSGPSSTISWCDQLPSSSAALTTSSLSAASLTTSSLSLDSRAPAPATTTVPDDLESDERPYICDMCTCTYKHASSLLNHKLTHKTGDFRCDFCSKPYTNYMSLRNHMRIHGQKRYVCDLCGKAFRLARYLRNHQRIHDDGPNRFDCPSCCKSYRTMLELAQHRCTAATTNQSGSRRSNFGVTPRRQQQRQNNANAMMQQQHAGHGRQESLPSHCVSPMSQGGQGGNVASQSVPDPHQQGRPSSVSSQSSQQSMRSSSSNKHVSSSSAAPSSSYSLLQPLVPEVKEMSLGYTRLSANPMPKHQDTFSLAPQRPLTTINPIGHSLHPNGAPTLKPSPVPRTIQAMPWEQRSLYNQ
- the rab11fip4a gene encoding rab11 family-interacting protein 4A isoform X2 encodes the protein MCTRSFPECSVYREGCGADGECDMDSSTEDANTSDSLHPTRKDSQLAGSASASVISGEEQFEDYGEGEDVDFIPSSPCPEEDNRTNGFSDLGSSLPSSGGQTPQKMRQLYNSELLDIYCSQCCKKVNLLNDLEARLRNLKANSPNRKISSTAFGRQLFQANHSVFGSSQGSSTEDLFTDSIDSCDLDITEKVSYLEKKVTELESDSLANGDLKSKLKHENTQLVHRVHELEEQVKDAETRADQCLEEETKRHREAYTKMERDRNFEMDLLCNRLQQLEEENGEMKLNVCRLKSQTEKLDQEKQRMTDKLEDTSLRLKDEMDLYRKILDKLWHNRHAFQKEKESMQELIDDLRRELEYLQLFKLEMEHPGQGKGLSEFNAKTRESEMEHEVKRLKQENYKLRDQNDDLNAQILSLSLYEAKNLFSCQSKAQCLAAEIDNASRDELVDALKEQEEINLRLRQYMDKIILAILDHNPSILEIKN
- the LOC118123524 gene encoding zinc finger protein 646 isoform X3 produces the protein MYARTNTGSAHGDFQDRNGVNYVTSTETFGHCSQLFWKKDPNDSGPSSTISWCDQLPSSSAALTTSSLSAASLTTSSLSLDSRAPAPATTTVPDDLESDERPYICDMCTCTYKHASSLLNHKLTHKTGDFRCDFCSKPYTNYMSLRNHMRIHGQKRYVCDLCGKAFRLARYLRNHQRIHDDGPNRFDCPSCCKSYRTMLELAQHRCTAATTNQSGSRRSNFGVTPRRQQQRQNNANAMMQQQHAGHGRQESLPSHCVSPMSQGGQGGNVASQSVPDPHQQGRPSSVSSQSSQQSMRSSSSNKHVSSSSAAPSSSYSLLQPLVPEPKHQDTFSLAPQRPLTTINPIGHSLHPNGAPTLKPSPVPRTIQAMPWEQRSLYNQ
- the rab11fip4a gene encoding rab11 family-interacting protein 4A isoform X1, translating into MDGHAFPDQEQLLQFLRRLKEVFDVCDEDADGFIRVEHLVDLGVQFGQGDEVKALTRHLDPNAHGKINFKDFCHGVFAIKGCEEILKMAVGPRSATSNQPSVTDNGYVYQNGEARLPTPIIMCTRSFPECSVYREGCGADGECDMDSSTEDANTSDSLHPTRKDSQLAGSASASVISGEEQFEDYGEGEDVDFIPSSPCPEEDNRTNGFSDLGSSLPSSGGQTPQKMRQLYNSELLDIYCSQCCKKVNLLNDLEARLRNLKANSPNRKISSTAFGRQLFQANHSVFGSSQGSSTEDLFTDSIDSCDLDITEKVSYLEKKVTELESDSLANGDLKSKLKHENTQLVHRVHELEEQVKDAETRADQCLEEETKRHREAYTKMERDRNFEMDLLCNRLQQLEEENGEMKLNVCRLKSQTEKLDQEKQRMTDKLEDTSLRLKDEMDLYRKILDKLWHNRHAFQKEKESMQELIDDLRRELEYLQLFKLEMEHPGQGKGLSEFNAKTRESEMEHEVKRLKQENYKLRDQNDDLNAQILSLSLYEAKNLFSCQSKAQCLAAEIDNASRDELVDALKEQEEINLRLRQYMDKIILAILDHNPSILEIKN
- the LOC118123524 gene encoding Krueppel homolog 1 isoform X2; translated protein: MYARTNTGSAHGDFQDRNGVNYVTSTETFGHCSQLFWKKDPNDSGPSSTISWCDQLPSSSAALTTSSLSAASLTTSSLSLDSRAPAPATTTVPDDLESDERPYICDMCTCTYKHASSLLNHKLTHKTGDFRCDFCSKPYTNYMSLRNHMRIHGQKRYVCDLCGKAFRLARYLRNHQRIHDDGPNRFDCPSCCKSYRTMLELAQHRCTAATTNQSGSRRSNFGVTPRRQQQRQNNANAMMQQQHAGHGRQESLPSHCVSPMSQGGQGGNVASQSVPDPHQGRPSSVSSQSSQQSMRSSSSNKHVSSSSAAPSSSYSLLQPLVPEVKEMSLGYTRLSANPMPKHQDTFSLAPQRPLTTINPIGHSLHPNGAPTLKPSPVPRTIQAMPWEQRSLYNQ